The proteins below are encoded in one region of Pseudomonas putida NBRC 14164:
- a CDS encoding transglycosylase SLT domain-containing protein: MRSRLLHIASCLLLTAATCAAQATDLTQQRQYYDEAKRALAKGDKGPYLRYAQALSDYPLTPYLAYDELTARLKSASNQEIEGFLAKHGDLPQANWMKLRWLRWLAERGEWDTFVKYYDPKLNFTELDCLNGQYQLSHGLRAEGYATADKLWNVGKSQPAACDTLFGMWAAEGQLTEAKRWERTKLAAQTRNYALANNLVKTLTTLAPQGRLLVDVAQKPELLNQPSRFTPVNEAMSDVVSLGLRRLARQDPERAMALLDDYAQRMHFSRDEKVAIAREIGLTLARRYDPRALDLMTRYDPELRDNTVSEWRLRLLLRLGRWEDAYELTRRLPQDLASSSRWKYWQARSLELAQPNNPQIPLLYKTVARERDFYGFLAADRAQTPYQLNNKPLLLSPQLVKKVRNTPGIQRALEFHARGQIVEGRREWYHVSRHFTRDEMVAQARLGYDLRWYFPAIRTISQAQYWDDLDIRFPMAHRDTLVREAKVRGLHSSWVFAITRQESAFMEDARSPVGASGLMQLMPATAKETARKFSIPLASPAQVLNPDKNIQLGAAYLSQVHSQFNGNRVLASAAYNAGPGRVRQWLKGAKHLSFDVWVESIPFDETRQYVQNVLSYSVIYGQKLNSPQPLVDWHERYFDDM; the protein is encoded by the coding sequence ATGCGCAGCCGCCTGTTACACATTGCATCATGCCTGCTGCTCACCGCTGCCACCTGCGCGGCGCAGGCCACCGACCTCACCCAGCAGCGCCAGTACTACGACGAGGCCAAGCGTGCGCTGGCCAAAGGCGACAAAGGCCCGTACTTGCGCTATGCGCAAGCCCTGAGCGACTACCCGCTGACACCATACCTGGCCTACGACGAGCTTACCGCCCGCCTCAAAAGCGCCAGCAACCAGGAGATCGAAGGCTTTCTCGCCAAGCATGGCGACCTGCCCCAGGCCAACTGGATGAAACTGCGCTGGCTACGCTGGCTGGCCGAACGCGGCGAATGGGACACCTTCGTCAAATACTACGACCCCAAGCTCAATTTCACCGAACTGGACTGCCTCAACGGCCAGTATCAGCTCAGCCATGGCCTGCGCGCCGAGGGCTATGCCACAGCTGACAAATTGTGGAACGTCGGAAAGTCGCAACCTGCCGCCTGCGACACACTGTTCGGCATGTGGGCGGCCGAAGGCCAGCTGACCGAGGCCAAGCGCTGGGAACGCACCAAGCTGGCGGCCCAGACGCGCAACTACGCTTTGGCCAACAACCTGGTCAAGACCCTGACCACCCTCGCCCCTCAGGGGCGCCTTCTGGTCGACGTGGCGCAAAAGCCAGAGCTGCTCAACCAGCCGTCGCGCTTTACCCCGGTCAACGAAGCCATGTCCGATGTCGTCAGCCTCGGCCTGCGCCGCCTGGCCCGGCAGGACCCGGAGCGGGCCATGGCACTGCTCGACGATTATGCCCAGCGCATGCACTTCTCTCGCGACGAGAAGGTGGCCATCGCCCGCGAAATCGGCCTGACCCTGGCACGCCGCTACGACCCGCGCGCGCTCGACCTGATGACCCGCTACGACCCCGAACTGCGCGACAACACCGTCAGCGAATGGCGCCTGCGCCTGCTGCTGCGCCTGGGCCGCTGGGAAGACGCCTACGAGCTGACCAGGCGCCTGCCCCAGGACCTGGCCAGCAGCAGCCGTTGGAAATACTGGCAGGCACGCAGCCTGGAGCTGGCCCAGCCGAACAACCCGCAGATCCCGCTGCTGTACAAGACCGTGGCACGTGAGCGCGACTTCTATGGCTTCCTCGCTGCCGACCGGGCACAGACGCCATACCAGCTGAACAACAAGCCGCTGCTGCTAAGCCCGCAACTGGTCAAGAAGGTGCGCAACACGCCCGGCATCCAGCGTGCACTGGAATTCCACGCCCGCGGCCAGATCGTCGAGGGCCGCCGCGAGTGGTACCACGTCAGCCGCCACTTCACCCGCGACGAAATGGTTGCCCAGGCACGCCTGGGCTACGACCTGCGCTGGTACTTCCCGGCCATCCGCACCATCAGCCAGGCGCAATACTGGGACGACCTGGACATCCGCTTCCCGATGGCCCACCGCGACACCCTGGTGCGCGAAGCCAAGGTCCGCGGCCTGCATTCGAGCTGGGTATTCGCCATCACCCGCCAGGAAAGTGCATTCATGGAGGATGCGCGCTCGCCGGTGGGTGCCAGCGGCCTGATGCAGCTGATGCCGGCCACGGCCAAAGAGACCGCGCGCAAGTTCAGCATCCCGCTGGCATCACCGGCGCAGGTACTGAACCCGGACAAGAACATCCAGCTGGGCGCGGCCTACCTGAGCCAGGTGCACAGCCAGTTCAACGGCAACCGGGTGCTGGCCTCGGCGGCCTACAACGCCGGGCCCGGCCGCGTGCGGCAGTGGCTGAAAGGCGCCAAGCACCTGAGCTTCGATGTGTGGGTTGAATCGATCCCGTTCGACGAAACACGCCAGTATGTGCAGAACGTGCTGTCGTATTCGGTGATCTACGGGCAGAAGCTGAATTCGCCGCAGCCGCTGGTGGATTGGCATGAGCGGTATTTCGATGACATGTAG
- a CDS encoding MOSC domain-containing protein, whose product MFLSELYRYPVKSGQAQSLQASRVGLLGLQGDRRWMVVEEENGRFLTQRAWPQLGQLQACDDDNGELLLQAPGRVPLRVPVPAADDALRGVTIWRDTLRVPDAGDAAAAWLSALLGKAVRLVHCPEQRARYLPNGYGLNSDRAAFPDGFPLLLIGQGSLDELNRRIGRPMEMLRFRPNLVVQGAEPFAEDGWKRIRIGSLDFRVLKPSVRCIFTTIDPATGERGADREPMVTLKTFREKEGDVLFGQNLAVDGSGWLEPGMQVEVLE is encoded by the coding sequence ATGTTTCTCAGTGAGTTGTATCGATACCCGGTGAAGTCGGGCCAGGCGCAAAGCCTGCAGGCATCACGGGTGGGGCTGTTGGGGTTGCAGGGTGACCGGCGCTGGATGGTCGTGGAGGAAGAAAATGGACGCTTCCTGACCCAGCGGGCCTGGCCGCAACTTGGCCAGCTGCAGGCGTGCGATGACGACAACGGTGAGTTGTTGCTGCAGGCGCCTGGGCGGGTGCCGTTGCGGGTGCCTGTGCCCGCTGCCGATGATGCGCTGCGCGGCGTGACGATCTGGCGCGACACCCTGCGCGTGCCCGACGCTGGCGACGCAGCAGCGGCCTGGTTGAGCGCGTTGCTGGGCAAGGCCGTGCGGCTGGTGCATTGCCCGGAGCAGCGCGCGCGTTACCTGCCCAATGGTTACGGCCTCAACAGTGATCGTGCGGCGTTTCCCGATGGCTTCCCTTTGCTGCTGATTGGCCAGGGCTCGCTCGACGAGCTCAACCGGCGTATTGGCCGGCCCATGGAAATGCTGCGCTTTCGACCGAACCTGGTGGTGCAAGGGGCAGAACCGTTTGCCGAGGATGGCTGGAAGCGGATTCGCATTGGCAGCTTGGATTTTCGCGTGCTCAAGCCCAGTGTGCGGTGCATCTTCACAACAATTGATCCAGCAACAGGGGAGCGCGGTGCCGACCGCGAGCCGATGGTCACGCTCAAGACCTTTCGCGAGAAGGAGGGGGATGTGCTGTTCGGGCAGAACCTGGCGGTGGATGGCAGTGGGTGGCTTGAACCAGGAATGCAGGTGGAAGTTCTGGAGTGA
- a CDS encoding chemotaxis protein CheV — MAGILDTVDQRTQLVGENRLEILMFRLAGRQLFAINVFKVQEVLQLPKLTLMPQRHAFVCGVVNLRGQTLPVIDLSQAIGMRPLQPGPDSTIIVTEYNRSVQAFLVGGVDRIVNMNWESIMPPPASAGRQHYLTAITKVDEKLVEVIDVEKVLAEIVPYNARVSGEKLADPVLARARGREVLLVDDSSVALAQLRDTLSQLGVKLHVASDGLKALRMLKGWADAGEDVCEKLLMVFTDAEMPEMDGYRLTTEIRSDARLRQLYVVLHTSLSGSFNESMVKKVGCDNFLSKFQPDRLVDVVKQRLLLDAATA, encoded by the coding sequence ATGGCTGGCATTCTCGACACAGTAGACCAACGCACGCAACTGGTGGGTGAGAACCGCCTGGAAATTCTGATGTTTCGTCTGGCCGGCCGCCAGTTGTTCGCGATCAACGTGTTCAAGGTGCAGGAAGTGCTGCAACTGCCCAAGTTGACCCTGATGCCCCAGCGCCACGCCTTCGTCTGCGGGGTGGTCAACCTGCGCGGCCAGACCTTGCCAGTGATCGACCTGTCCCAGGCGATCGGCATGCGCCCGCTGCAGCCGGGGCCGGACAGCACCATCATCGTCACCGAGTACAACCGGTCGGTGCAGGCCTTCCTGGTGGGTGGTGTCGACCGTATCGTCAACATGAACTGGGAGTCGATCATGCCGCCGCCTGCCAGCGCCGGTCGCCAGCACTACCTGACCGCCATCACCAAGGTGGATGAAAAGCTGGTGGAGGTGATCGACGTGGAGAAGGTGCTGGCTGAGATTGTGCCGTACAACGCCCGGGTCTCCGGCGAGAAGCTTGCCGACCCGGTGCTGGCCCGTGCCCGCGGGCGCGAGGTGCTGCTGGTGGACGACTCCAGTGTGGCTCTGGCGCAATTGCGTGACACCCTGTCCCAGTTGGGGGTGAAGCTGCACGTGGCCAGTGACGGCCTGAAGGCGCTGCGCATGCTCAAGGGCTGGGCCGATGCGGGCGAGGACGTGTGCGAAAAGCTGCTGATGGTGTTCACTGACGCCGAAATGCCGGAAATGGACGGCTACCGGCTGACCACCGAGATTCGCAGCGATGCCCGTTTGCGCCAGCTCTACGTCGTGCTGCACACCTCGCTGTCGGGCAGCTTCAATGAATCCATGGTGAAGAAGGTGGGTTGCGACAACTTCCTGTCCAAGTTCCAGCCTGATCGCCTGGTCGATGTGGTCAAGCAACGCCTGCTGCTGGATGCTGCCACTGCGTGA
- a CDS encoding sensor histidine kinase has product MLPRLTTSLRCCSRVALLRWVTAALCVASLVANLMLYLANQAAPASLLVLQLVATLGTIVYLGLSAKSISLRPAELAERMLKVQEDERQHLGRELHDDIGQLLTAAKLQLQWLQRRMPDELQGHCNTLRSTLDDTLGNVRDVSALLNPRQLASLGLEASLRAHLVRTLASSSVHWSLACNQRLGGIDEAVAMAVFRISQEAVTNMLRHAQADNLIIQLQRTPEGLALSIHDDGRGFVPVRHPADAGQRGLAGMQERVTALQGSLDITSQLGLGTRIEAVFPWPARTQQRAGSKATHDL; this is encoded by the coding sequence ATGCTTCCACGCTTGACGACTTCTTTGCGTTGCTGCTCCCGTGTTGCCCTGCTGCGTTGGGTGACGGCCGCGTTATGCGTGGCCTCGCTGGTTGCCAACCTGATGCTGTACCTGGCCAACCAGGCAGCCCCGGCCAGCCTGCTGGTGCTGCAACTGGTCGCTACGCTGGGCACCATCGTCTACCTGGGCCTGAGCGCCAAGTCGATCAGCCTGCGCCCGGCAGAACTGGCCGAGCGCATGCTCAAGGTCCAGGAAGACGAGCGCCAGCACTTGGGCCGGGAACTGCACGACGACATCGGCCAGCTGCTCACCGCCGCCAAGCTGCAGCTGCAGTGGCTACAAAGGCGCATGCCCGACGAGCTGCAAGGCCACTGCAACACCCTGCGAAGCACGCTGGATGACACCTTGGGCAACGTACGCGACGTGTCCGCCCTGCTCAACCCTCGGCAATTGGCCAGCCTGGGCCTGGAAGCCAGCCTGCGCGCGCACCTGGTGCGTACCCTGGCCAGCAGCAGTGTGCACTGGAGCCTGGCGTGCAACCAGCGCCTGGGCGGCATCGACGAAGCTGTGGCCATGGCGGTGTTTCGCATTAGCCAGGAGGCCGTGACCAACATGCTGCGCCACGCCCAGGCAGATAACCTGATCATTCAGCTGCAGCGCACCCCCGAGGGGCTGGCGTTGTCGATCCACGACGATGGCCGTGGCTTCGTCCCGGTACGGCACCCGGCCGACGCAGGCCAGCGCGGCCTGGCTGGCATGCAGGAGCGGGTCACCGCCTTGCAGGGTAGCCTCGACATCACCAGCCAGCTCGGCTTGGGCACGCGTATCGAGGCGGTGTTCCCGTGGCCTGCGCGTACCCAGCAACGCGCCGGGAGCAAGGCCACCCATGACCTGTAG
- a CDS encoding response regulator: MTCRLLLVDDHSLIRAGVRALVCDIPGYDVIGEADDGSQLLEQVRALAPDIVLLDISMRSTSGLDALTQLRASASTCKVLILSMHTDPDLIMRALESGALGYLLKDTSATELEQALSAVRNGERYLSPAIAHTVINQALRHTRQGNQAAGERHNLTARQLEILRLIVRGKSTREIAAGLGLSIKTVETHRSQIMKRLQIHDVAGLVLFAVREKIISLDD; the protein is encoded by the coding sequence ATGACCTGTAGACTGCTGCTGGTTGACGACCACTCGCTGATCCGCGCCGGTGTGCGCGCACTGGTCTGCGACATCCCCGGCTATGACGTGATCGGTGAAGCCGACGACGGCAGCCAACTGCTCGAACAGGTGCGCGCGCTGGCGCCCGACATCGTCTTGCTGGACATCTCCATGCGGTCGACCAGCGGCCTGGACGCCCTCACCCAACTGCGGGCAAGCGCAAGTACATGCAAGGTGCTGATCCTGTCGATGCATACCGACCCTGACCTGATCATGCGGGCTCTGGAAAGCGGCGCCCTCGGCTACCTGCTCAAGGACACCAGCGCCACCGAGCTGGAGCAGGCCCTGAGCGCAGTGCGCAACGGCGAGCGCTACCTCAGCCCGGCCATTGCCCACACCGTCATCAACCAGGCCCTACGGCACACCAGGCAGGGCAACCAAGCGGCTGGCGAGCGGCATAACCTCACTGCGCGACAACTGGAAATCCTGCGCCTGATCGTGCGCGGCAAGTCCACCCGGGAAATCGCTGCGGGCCTGGGCCTGTCGATCAAGACCGTGGAAACCCACCGCTCGCAAATCATGAAGCGCCTGCAGATTCATGATGTGGCCGGCCTGGTGCTGTTCGCTGTACGCGAGAAAATCATCAGCCTGGATGACTAA
- the yegS gene encoding lipid kinase YegS, translated as MQGRKAMLILHGKQAMNEALRSAVCDLRDTGWVLDVRVTWEAGDAQRLVGEALAAGYSHIVAGGGDGTLRDVAEAMGLANAEASLALLPLGTANDFAKAAGIPLEPADALALLNTPAQAIDLGQAGDQLFLNMATGGFGSQVTANTSEDLKKVLGAAAYLFTGLSRFSELQAATVELQGPDFQWQGSLLALGIGNGRQAGGGQVLCPEAVVNDGLLDIAILPAPQEVVGALRDLLAGDGLFVRARLPWVEIKSAQGLDINLDGEPLQAGNLRFQARPGALHLHLPAGSPLLSHPG; from the coding sequence ATGCAAGGGCGCAAGGCAATGCTGATCCTGCACGGCAAGCAGGCGATGAACGAAGCGCTACGCAGCGCCGTTTGCGACCTGCGCGATACCGGCTGGGTGCTGGATGTGCGTGTCACCTGGGAGGCGGGTGACGCGCAGCGCCTGGTCGGCGAGGCGCTGGCGGCGGGCTACAGCCATATCGTCGCAGGCGGTGGCGACGGCACTTTACGGGATGTGGCCGAGGCCATGGGCCTGGCAAATGCCGAGGCCAGCCTGGCGCTGTTGCCGCTGGGCACGGCCAACGATTTCGCCAAAGCCGCCGGCATACCCCTGGAGCCTGCTGACGCACTGGCGCTGCTGAATACGCCGGCGCAGGCTATCGACCTGGGCCAGGCCGGCGACCAGTTGTTCCTCAACATGGCCACGGGTGGGTTTGGTAGCCAGGTCACCGCCAACACCTCCGAAGACCTGAAGAAGGTGCTGGGTGCCGCGGCCTACCTGTTCACCGGGTTGTCGCGCTTCAGCGAGCTGCAGGCAGCCACTGTGGAACTGCAAGGCCCTGACTTCCAGTGGCAAGGGAGCCTGCTGGCGCTGGGGATCGGCAATGGTCGCCAGGCGGGGGGCGGGCAAGTGCTGTGCCCTGAGGCGGTGGTGAATGACGGTCTGCTGGACATCGCCATCCTGCCAGCGCCGCAAGAGGTAGTCGGGGCACTGCGCGACCTGTTGGCCGGTGACGGGCTTTTCGTCCGCGCCAGGTTGCCCTGGGTGGAGATCAAGAGCGCGCAGGGCCTGGACATCAACCTCGATGGCGAGCCGTTGCAGGCCGGCAACCTGCGCTTTCAGGCCAGGCCTGGCGCGTTACACCTGCACCTGCCGGCCGGGTCGCCGCTGCTTAGTCATCCAGGCTGA
- a CDS encoding glycosyltransferase family 4 protein, translating into MRILWTLPYLPWPTTSGSKTRQYHLMRALAQQGHRITLLAQSKIPLSDTAREALEPLLERLIVMPRRPLHSPLNLLASPIIDYPMRAIINGLSPCLRHRFEQLLDEPWDVIQIEHSYSFQPFEKALQARGLPYMLSEHTLESVMGGACHDRLPLWLRPLNAFDRWRYRRWEQRVLCQPTELVAVSAHDAELIAQISGRPVNVVVNGVDCDFYQHVEPALHSQRLLFVGNFEYGANLEAIEWALEDIMPQVWMSNPAVRLAIAGHALPASWKLHWNDPRIEWFGYRPDLRELQKRSALFFAPLRYAGGSKVKILEAMAAGLPVITTGKGVSGLTANNGEHYLGSDDGDQLALLITQLLNQPWRMSQLSAAGRQFARQRHDWSVAAQQLENVHMRLAQAAPAEAAPLGSAWLGRSAK; encoded by the coding sequence ATGCGCATTCTCTGGACACTGCCCTACCTACCCTGGCCGACCACCAGCGGCAGCAAGACCCGGCAATACCACCTGATGCGCGCACTGGCACAACAGGGCCACCGCATTACCCTGTTGGCGCAGTCGAAAATCCCCCTCAGCGATACAGCCCGCGAAGCCCTGGAGCCACTGCTCGAACGCCTGATCGTAATGCCCCGTCGGCCGCTGCACAGCCCGCTGAACCTATTGGCTTCGCCCATCATCGACTACCCCATGCGGGCCATCATCAACGGCCTGTCCCCGTGCCTGCGGCACCGTTTCGAGCAATTGCTGGACGAACCCTGGGACGTGATCCAGATCGAGCACAGCTACAGTTTTCAACCGTTCGAGAAGGCCCTGCAGGCCCGCGGGTTGCCCTACATGCTCAGCGAACACACGCTCGAGTCGGTGATGGGCGGTGCCTGCCACGACCGGCTGCCCCTGTGGCTGCGCCCACTCAACGCCTTCGACCGCTGGCGCTACCGGCGCTGGGAACAGCGGGTGCTGTGCCAGCCCACCGAGCTGGTGGCAGTCAGCGCCCACGACGCCGAGCTGATCGCGCAGATCAGCGGGCGACCGGTGAATGTGGTGGTCAACGGTGTGGATTGTGACTTCTACCAGCACGTGGAGCCCGCGTTACACAGCCAGCGCCTGCTGTTCGTCGGCAACTTCGAATATGGCGCCAACCTTGAGGCCATCGAGTGGGCGCTGGAAGACATCATGCCGCAGGTGTGGATGAGCAACCCGGCTGTGCGCCTGGCAATAGCCGGGCATGCCCTGCCGGCCAGCTGGAAACTGCACTGGAACGACCCGCGCATCGAATGGTTCGGCTACCGCCCGGACCTGCGTGAACTGCAAAAGCGTTCGGCGCTGTTCTTCGCGCCGCTGCGCTATGCCGGGGGCTCCAAGGTAAAAATCCTGGAGGCAATGGCCGCCGGCCTACCGGTGATCACCACCGGCAAAGGCGTATCGGGCCTGACCGCAAACAACGGCGAGCACTATCTGGGCAGCGATGACGGCGACCAGCTGGCCCTGTTGATCACCCAACTGCTCAACCAGCCCTGGCGCATGAGCCAGTTGAGCGCTGCCGGCCGCCAGTTCGCCCGCCAGCGCCACGACTGGAGCGTGGCCGCCCAGCAACTGGAGAACGTGCACATGCGCCTGGCCCAGGCAGCGCCGGCCGAGGCCGCGCCGCTGGGCAGTGCCTGGCTGGGCCGCTCAGCCAAGTAG
- a CDS encoding molybdopterin molybdotransferase MoeA codes for MTAVAEASQARPLMPVEQALEQLLALAEAAPIRDTENLPLAEAEGRVLATDLVASLDLPPWPNSAMDGYALRKADWQGEPLPVSQRIFAGHAPQPLQPGTCARIFTGAPVPEGADCVEMQENTEVAEDGRVRFLEPLHADQNIRPQGQETRKGEQVMSAGTRLGPIELGLAATLGHGRLDVVRKVRVAVLSTGDELVEPGLPLGPGQIYNSNRRLLVSWLQRLGCDVVDAGILPDDLALTRACLASLGDVDLILSTGGVSVGEADYLGAALREAGELALWKLAIKPGKPLTFGHFQGVPVIGLPGNPASTLVTFGLLTRPYLLRRQGVGDVTPLRFDMPAGFDWPKAGTRREYLRARIEQGQVRIYKNQSSGVLRSAAWAEGLVEVREGSTPKQGDSVPFIPFSELLG; via the coding sequence GTGACAGCCGTGGCTGAAGCTAGCCAGGCCCGGCCACTGATGCCGGTGGAGCAAGCCCTGGAGCAACTGCTGGCGCTGGCCGAAGCGGCGCCGATCCGTGACACCGAGAACCTGCCGTTGGCCGAGGCCGAGGGCCGCGTGCTGGCCACCGATCTGGTGGCCTCGCTCGACCTGCCGCCCTGGCCGAACAGTGCCATGGACGGCTATGCCTTGCGCAAGGCCGACTGGCAGGGGGAGCCACTGCCGGTCAGCCAGCGGATCTTCGCCGGCCATGCGCCGCAGCCCCTGCAGCCGGGCACCTGCGCGCGCATCTTCACCGGGGCGCCAGTGCCTGAAGGCGCCGATTGCGTCGAGATGCAGGAAAACACCGAAGTGGCCGAAGACGGTCGGGTGCGCTTTCTCGAACCCTTGCATGCCGATCAGAACATCCGCCCTCAAGGCCAGGAGACCCGCAAGGGCGAGCAGGTGATGAGCGCCGGCACCCGGCTGGGGCCGATCGAACTGGGCCTGGCGGCGACCCTGGGCCACGGCCGACTGGACGTGGTGCGCAAAGTGCGGGTGGCGGTGCTGTCCACGGGTGACGAACTGGTCGAGCCCGGCCTGCCGCTGGGGCCTGGGCAAATCTACAACAGCAACCGCCGGCTGCTGGTCAGCTGGTTGCAGCGGCTGGGCTGCGACGTGGTCGATGCAGGCATCCTGCCGGATGATTTGGCGCTTACGCGCGCCTGTTTGGCCTCGCTGGGCGACGTTGATCTGATCTTGTCTACCGGTGGTGTCTCGGTGGGCGAGGCCGATTACCTGGGGGCGGCCCTACGCGAGGCGGGCGAGCTGGCCTTGTGGAAGCTGGCGATCAAGCCGGGCAAGCCACTCACCTTCGGCCACTTCCAGGGCGTACCAGTGATCGGCCTGCCGGGTAACCCGGCCTCTACCTTGGTTACCTTTGGCCTGCTGACCCGGCCCTATCTGTTACGTCGCCAGGGCGTGGGCGATGTCACGCCGCTGCGCTTCGACATGCCGGCAGGCTTTGACTGGCCCAAGGCCGGCACGCGGCGCGAGTACCTGCGTGCACGCATCGAGCAGGGCCAGGTGCGTATCTACAAGAACCAGAGCTCCGGCGTGCTGCGCAGCGCGGCGTGGGCCGAGGGTTTGGTGGAAGTGCGAGAGGGCAGCACGCCGAAACAGGGTGACAGCGTGCCGTTCATCCCCTTCAGCGAGCTACTTGGCTGA
- the moaB gene encoding molybdenum cofactor biosynthesis protein B — MKAKADTPFVALNIAVLTVSDTRTFDTDTSGQLFVDRLSAAGHRLAERVLLKDDLYKIRAQVATWIADDSVQVVLITGGTGFTGRDSTPEAVACLLDKQVDGFGELFRQISVADIGTSTVQSRALAGLANGTLVCCLPGSTNAVRTGWDGILAEQLDARHRPCNFVAHLKQAAACDSRG; from the coding sequence ATGAAAGCCAAGGCAGATACCCCCTTCGTGGCGCTGAACATCGCCGTGCTGACGGTCAGCGACACCCGCACCTTCGACACCGACACCTCTGGCCAGCTGTTCGTCGACCGCCTGAGCGCAGCGGGCCACCGCCTGGCCGAGCGCGTGCTGCTGAAAGACGACCTGTACAAGATCCGCGCCCAGGTCGCCACCTGGATCGCCGATGACAGCGTGCAAGTGGTGCTGATTACTGGTGGTACCGGTTTTACCGGCCGCGACAGCACGCCCGAAGCGGTGGCCTGCCTGCTGGACAAGCAGGTAGACGGTTTTGGTGAGCTGTTCCGGCAGATTTCCGTGGCCGACATCGGCACCTCCACCGTGCAGTCACGCGCCCTGGCCGGGCTGGCCAACGGCACCTTGGTGTGCTGCCTGCCGGGCTCGACCAATGCGGTGCGCACCGGCTGGGACGGCATCCTGGCCGAGCAGCTCGATGCACGCCATCGCCCCTGCAACTTCGTTGCGCACCTGAAGCAGGCAGCGGCCTGTGACAGCCGTGGCTGA
- a CDS encoding YgdI/YgdR family lipoprotein translates to MIKRTLPAFLLALGLGALAGCSTPTVITLNDGREIQATDKPSFDEDSGFYEFEQLDGKRTRLNKDQIRTVKEL, encoded by the coding sequence ATGATCAAACGGACCCTACCCGCCTTCCTGCTCGCCTTGGGCCTGGGCGCCCTCGCTGGCTGCTCGACCCCTACCGTCATCACCCTGAACGATGGCCGGGAGATCCAGGCAACGGATAAACCCTCCTTCGACGAAGACTCCGGTTTCTACGAATTCGAGCAACTCGACGGTAAGCGCACGCGCCTGAACAAAGACCAGATCCGCACCGTCAAAGAGCTCTGA
- a CDS encoding methyl-accepting chemotaxis protein — protein MARGTHDQFQRTDQVATAMHEMSATAQEVARHAAEAARAADDADHSAQAGEQVMQQTIDIIGVVNREIAGTAAVIRDLEHDSTRIGKVLEVIRGIAEQTNLLALNAAIEAARAGEAGRGFAVVADEVRSLAQRTAASIAEIHQIIEAVQSGAVEAVKAIESGQQRSEEGAEQVQQAGQMLQRITQAVEAIRDMNRQIATAAEEQTSVAEDISRNLIEITRIATANQESVQHTEQAGHRLHGLSGQLGEVTSRLSA, from the coding sequence ATGGCCCGCGGCACCCATGACCAGTTCCAGCGCACCGACCAGGTGGCCACGGCCATGCACGAGATGTCCGCCACCGCCCAGGAAGTGGCCCGCCATGCCGCTGAAGCTGCCCGCGCAGCGGATGACGCCGACCACAGTGCCCAGGCGGGTGAGCAGGTGATGCAGCAGACCATCGATATCATTGGCGTGGTCAACCGCGAAATCGCCGGCACGGCGGCGGTAATCCGCGACCTGGAACACGACAGCACGCGCATCGGCAAAGTGCTCGAAGTGATCCGCGGTATTGCCGAGCAAACCAACCTGCTGGCGCTGAACGCGGCCATCGAAGCGGCCCGTGCCGGCGAGGCCGGGCGTGGCTTTGCGGTGGTGGCCGATGAGGTGCGCAGCCTGGCCCAGCGCACGGCAGCCTCGATTGCCGAGATTCACCAGATCATCGAAGCGGTGCAGTCAGGTGCGGTTGAAGCGGTCAAGGCCATCGAAAGCGGCCAGCAGCGAAGCGAAGAGGGGGCCGAGCAGGTGCAGCAGGCCGGGCAGATGCTGCAGCGCATCACCCAGGCGGTAGAGGCGATCCGCGACATGAACCGGCAGATCGCCACGGCGGCAGAAGAACAGACCAGCGTGGCCGAAGACATCTCGCGCAACCTGATCGAAATCACCCGCATTGCCACGGCCAACCAGGAGTCGGTGCAGCACACCGAGCAGGCGGGCCACCGCCTGCATGGGTTGTCCGGGCAGCTGGGCGAAGTAACCTCGCGCCTGAGCGCCTGA